A stretch of Arachis hypogaea cultivar Tifrunner chromosome 15, arahy.Tifrunner.gnm2.J5K5, whole genome shotgun sequence DNA encodes these proteins:
- the LOC112751297 gene encoding phosphatidylglycerophosphate phosphatase PTPMT2, producing MKIEELEDGECVMDERGNHERQIVRVDAKRALVGAGARILFYPTLLYNVLRNKIEAEFRWWDEVDEFVLLGAVPFPKDVPHLKKLGVGGVITLNEPYETLVPSKLYHTYGIDHLVIPTRDYLFAPSFGDISKAVQFIHQNASSGRTTYVHCKAGRGRSTTIVLCYLVEYKHMTPAAAMEYVRSRRPRVLLAPSQWKAVQKYSKHRASSLPYSPSADAVLITKDDLEGYHSTCHAGMELAIVPKVTKKTMPMIARLSCLFTSLKVSGSSVPTSRRLPVSEALAC from the exons ATGAAGATTGAGGAATTGGAGGATGGGGAGTGTGTTATGGATGAAAGAGGGAATCACGAGAGGCAGATCGTGAGGGTTGATGCGAAGAGAGCGTTGGTTGGAGCGGGTGCAAGGATCCTGTTTTACCCTACGCTTTTGTACAATGTGCTTCGGAATAAGATTGAAGCTGAGTTCAGGTGGTGGGATGAAGTTGATGAG TTTGTGTTACTGGGCGCTGTTCCATTCCCAAAAGATGTTCCACACTTGAAGAAACTCGGTGTGGGTGGTGTAATTACTCTAAATGAGCCTTATGAAACTTTGGTGCCTTCTAAGTTATATCAT ACTTATGGGATTGATCATCTGGTAATTCCTACAAGGGATTATCTCTTTGCCCCGTCATTTGGGGATATAAGCAAGGCTGTTCAATTCATTCATC agaatgcaagTAGTGGAAGAACTACTTATGTTCACTGTAAAGCTGGGCGAGGGAGGAGTACAACAATTGTTCTTTGTTATTTG GTTGAATACAAGCACATGACACCTGCTGCTGCAATGGAATATGTGCGATCTCGGAGGCCTAGAGTGCTATTGGCACCGTCTCAATGGAAG GCTGTGCAAAAGTATAGCAAGCATAGAGCTTCTTCTTTGCCCTACTCTCCCTCTGCAGATGCAGTTCTTATAACCAAAGACGATCTTGAAGGCTACCATAGCACATGCCATGCTGGTATGGAACTGGCCATTGTACCTAAAGTCACGAAAAAGACCATGCCCATGATAGCAAGATTGTCTTGCCTGTTTACATCGTTGAAAGTTTCGGGTAGCAGTGTACCAACATCCCGGCGGCTGCCAGTATCCGAGGCACTTGCTTGCTAA